Proteins from a single region of Gloeocapsa sp. DLM2.Bin57:
- the lipA gene encoding lipoyl synthase, with amino-acid sequence MTVKPSWLRVKAPQNQRVGKVKDILRDLNLNTVCEEASCPNIGECFHAGTATFLIMGPACTRACPYCDIDFEKKPLPLDSTEPTRLAEAVKRLNLNHVVITSVNRDDLADGGATQFVRCIQEVRQISPNTTIEVLIPDLCGNWEALGVILSAKPEVLNHNTETIPRLYRRVRPQGNYQRSLELLQRTRELAPTVYTKSGIMVGLGETDDEVRQVIKDLRQVDCDILTIGQYLQPSAQHLGVQAFITPEQFDAWREYGESIGFLQVVSSPLTRSSYHAEQVQKLMVEYPKS; translated from the coding sequence GTGACGGTTAAACCGAGTTGGCTAAGGGTAAAAGCCCCTCAAAATCAGCGCGTTGGTAAAGTTAAGGATATTTTAAGAGATTTAAACCTCAATACCGTTTGTGAAGAAGCTTCATGTCCTAATATTGGGGAATGTTTCCACGCAGGGACAGCGACTTTTTTAATTATGGGTCCTGCTTGTACTCGCGCTTGTCCTTATTGTGATATAGATTTTGAGAAAAAACCTTTACCCTTAGATAGTACAGAACCAACGCGTTTAGCGGAAGCGGTAAAACGTCTCAATCTTAATCATGTGGTAATTACCTCTGTGAATAGAGATGATTTAGCAGATGGTGGAGCTACTCAATTTGTACGGTGTATTCAAGAAGTGCGGCAAATTTCGCCAAACACGACTATTGAGGTACTTATTCCTGATTTATGTGGAAATTGGGAAGCTTTAGGGGTTATTCTCTCGGCTAAACCAGAAGTTTTAAACCACAATACAGAAACAATACCTAGACTTTATCGTCGGGTTCGTCCTCAAGGTAATTATCAGCGATCGCTTGAATTGTTACAACGTACTCGCGAATTAGCTCCTACTGTTTATACTAAATCAGGAATCATGGTAGGTTTAGGTGAAACCGATGACGAAGTACGTCAAGTCATTAAAGATTTACGTCAAGTAGATTGTGATATTCTTACCATTGGACAATATTTACAACCATCAGCCCAACATCTAGGAGTTCAAGCTTTTATTACTCCCGAACAATTTGACGCTTGGCGAGAATACGGCGAATCGATAGGCTTTTTACAGGTAGTTTCCTCACCTCTGACTCGTAGTTCTTATCACGCTGAACAAGTACAAAAGTTGATGGTAGAATATCCCAAAAGTTAA
- a CDS encoding M23 family metallopeptidase, whose protein sequence is MKMIPTGRYYLKTWSKYLLLSFLAIALCFVIETLQFTDVTALEIELATNWQQASFPVENFQGYTSGFGYRISPTTGQREFHNGLDIAAPLGSYIRNWWGGQVVILSDHTNCGTQITIQSGDWQHTYCHLDGYVTVTPQGRYLVDPQLGVTVTEGQYVSTGARIARVGMTGRTTGPHLHWGLKHGQQDIDPGVIIRAMYRSS, encoded by the coding sequence ATGAAAATGATCCCTACTGGTAGATATTACCTGAAAACCTGGAGTAAGTATTTATTACTCAGTTTCTTGGCGATCGCCCTTTGTTTCGTTATAGAAACTTTACAATTTACGGACGTCACCGCTTTAGAGATAGAATTAGCCACTAACTGGCAACAAGCATCATTTCCAGTCGAAAATTTTCAGGGTTACACCTCTGGTTTTGGTTACCGTATTTCTCCAACTACAGGTCAGAGAGAGTTTCACAATGGATTAGATATAGCTGCTCCTTTGGGTAGTTACATACGTAATTGGTGGGGAGGACAAGTGGTGATTTTATCTGACCATACTAACTGTGGTACTCAGATAACTATACAATCGGGAGATTGGCAACATACATATTGTCATCTAGATGGTTATGTAACAGTAACGCCTCAAGGACGTTATCTAGTTGACCCCCAATTAGGGGTAACCGTCACCGAGGGACAATACGTCTCTACAGGTGCAAGAATAGCGAGAGTAGGAATGACCGGACGTACAACAGGACCACACTTGCATTGGGGTTTAAAACATGGTCAACAAGACATTGATCCAGGCGTAATTATCCGTGCTATGTATCGCAGTTCGTGA
- a CDS encoding phosphoglucosamine mutase, protein MWCVRRNCLMLNLTQSLSTPLFGTDGIRGKVGELLTPSLARAIGFWTAQVLQQQTQRQGVVIIGQDSRNSSDMLASAIASGINAAGGEVWHLGLCPTPCVSYLTHKTEAIGGIMVSASHNPPEDNGIKIFNRNGLKLAKTFTQEIEKGLHSDKIVKQDITTLQASRHNLVQNYLESVLASLPPQSSFSGLRIVLDLAWGAAVELAPQAFRNLGAEVICINAQANGDRINVNCGSTHLNPLREAVKEYQADLGFAFDGDADRVIAIDSLGNIVDGDHILYFWGKHLQQQQKLPDNLIVATVMANLGFEMAWRNCGGKMIRTAVGDQYVQAQMWESGAMLGGEQSGHILCHHHSFSGDGLQTALHLSALIDNWGTCLRDLRQDSFPSYPQFLRNVRVNNRETLSQWQNCSKITTAIALAETSMGKEGRVLIRASGTEPVIRVMVEASNTDIASYWTNHLVSVVQQELGVA, encoded by the coding sequence ATGTGGTGTGTGAGGAGAAATTGTCTAATGTTAAATTTAACCCAGAGTTTAAGTACTCCTTTATTTGGTACTGATGGTATTCGTGGTAAAGTTGGAGAGTTATTGACTCCTTCTTTAGCGCGAGCAATAGGTTTTTGGACAGCTCAAGTATTGCAACAACAAACACAGAGACAAGGTGTGGTAATTATTGGACAAGATTCGCGCAATTCTAGCGATATGTTAGCAAGTGCGATCGCTTCGGGAATTAATGCAGCTGGTGGGGAAGTTTGGCATTTAGGATTATGTCCGACTCCTTGTGTATCATATTTAACTCATAAAACTGAAGCGATCGGGGGAATAATGGTGTCAGCGAGTCATAATCCTCCCGAAGATAATGGTATCAAAATTTTTAATAGAAATGGTCTGAAATTAGCCAAAACCTTCACTCAAGAGATAGAAAAAGGTTTACATTCAGATAAGATAGTAAAGCAAGATATAACTACCTTACAAGCATCTCGTCATAATTTAGTACAAAACTATTTAGAAAGTGTCTTAGCTTCATTACCACCCCAAAGTAGTTTTAGTGGTTTACGCATAGTCTTAGATTTAGCTTGGGGAGCTGCAGTAGAGTTAGCACCTCAAGCTTTTCGTAATTTAGGTGCAGAGGTAATCTGTATCAATGCTCAAGCAAATGGCGATCGCATTAATGTTAACTGTGGCTCTACCCATCTTAATCCTCTTAGAGAAGCGGTAAAAGAATATCAAGCAGATTTAGGTTTTGCTTTTGATGGAGACGCAGATAGAGTCATCGCTATTGATTCTTTGGGAAATATCGTCGATGGTGATCATATCCTCTATTTTTGGGGTAAACATCTACAGCAACAACAAAAATTACCCGATAACCTTATAGTAGCTACAGTAATGGCTAACCTGGGGTTTGAGATGGCTTGGCGTAACTGTGGGGGTAAAATGATTCGTACCGCAGTAGGAGATCAATACGTGCAAGCACAAATGTGGGAATCAGGTGCTATGTTGGGTGGAGAGCAATCAGGACATATTCTCTGTCATCATCATAGTTTCTCGGGTGATGGGTTACAAACAGCTTTACACTTGAGCGCTTTGATTGATAATTGGGGAACTTGTTTACGAGATTTAAGACAAGACAGCTTCCCTAGTTATCCTCAGTTTTTACGCAATGTGCGGGTAAATAACCGTGAAACTCTCAGTCAATGGCAAAATTGCTCAAAAATTACGACTGCGATCGCTCTAGCTGAAACATCCATGGGAAAAGAGGGAAGAGTATTAATTAGAGCTTCGGGAACTGAACCTGTTATTCGTGTTATGGTAGAAGCGTCTAACACTGATATAGCTAGTTACTGGACTAATCATTTAGTTTCAGTAGTCCAACAAGAGTTAGGCGTTGCTTAA
- a CDS encoding glycosyltransferase produces the protein MSDLVVSVIIPTYSREEVLKNTIEFVLQQDYYAFEVIVVDQTQIHQPEIESYLTTQASLNKIRWFRVDWASLPQARNYGVRQAQGDLILFIDDDVELPEGYLSAHVRNYLNSNEIGAVAGRVLDRLKLSESSIVIEDLPPEAMDPGIAWYYLDLVHTIKPQQVISARGCNMSFRREIFTKYNLWFDQRFRGSAVREESDFCLRLRQTDYKIWYDPEAYLVHLGEETGGCHDLNTRSLRYQITFYHNHFLMALQNLTFSQQLRLYAKLFDCHVLGNPPCYKSGSPLKIMVRGIFYVLGFVDALKTFLLGRIR, from the coding sequence ATGAGTGATTTAGTTGTTTCAGTGATCATTCCTACCTATAGTCGTGAAGAGGTTTTAAAAAATACCATAGAATTTGTTCTGCAACAAGATTATTATGCTTTTGAGGTCATAGTTGTAGATCAAACTCAAATACATCAACCAGAGATCGAGAGTTATCTAACCACACAAGCTAGTTTAAATAAAATTCGCTGGTTTCGGGTAGATTGGGCGAGTTTACCTCAAGCCAGGAATTATGGTGTAAGACAAGCTCAAGGTGATTTAATTTTGTTTATTGATGATGACGTGGAATTACCCGAGGGATATCTCAGCGCACACGTTCGTAACTATCTAAATTCTAATGAGATTGGGGCGGTTGCGGGTAGAGTATTGGATCGTTTAAAACTTTCTGAGTCTTCTATAGTAATTGAAGATTTACCACCAGAAGCGATGGATCCCGGTATTGCTTGGTATTATCTAGATTTGGTACACACAATTAAGCCACAGCAGGTAATCTCAGCGCGAGGTTGTAATATGTCTTTTCGTCGAGAAATTTTTACTAAGTATAATCTGTGGTTTGATCAAAGGTTTCGAGGTTCAGCTGTACGGGAAGAATCAGATTTTTGTTTAAGGTTACGTCAAACTGATTATAAAATTTGGTATGACCCCGAAGCTTATTTAGTACATTTAGGGGAAGAGACTGGAGGATGTCATGATCTCAATACGCGATCGCTTCGGTATCAGATTACTTTTTATCACAATCATTTCCTCATGGCTTTGCAAAATTTAACTTTTTCTCAACAATTACGTCTTTACGCTAAGTTATTTGATTGTCATGTTTTGGGGAATCCACCTTGTTATAAGAGTGGTTCTCCTCTAAAAATTATGGTACGTGGTATTTTCTATGTGCTTGGGTTTGTTGATGCTCTCAAAACGTTTCTTTTAGGTAGAATAAGATGA